In Apis mellifera strain DH4 linkage group LG3, Amel_HAv3.1, whole genome shotgun sequence, one DNA window encodes the following:
- the LOC100577253 gene encoding GRIP and coiled-coil domain-containing protein PFC0235w isoform X1 yields the protein MDIIATQVYENCDVTSSEISYSTQDNKIQIGELIVGTETYPIKKGINQIGRHPDCNIIFNNPTVSKRHAEIEANNHETAVWICDLNSSNKTKLNNSILRPNRFYELKNGNVLEFGMVRAVFKFYHSMDESLIPETPALSRQKLQKLIIPGTPDSSLNNSSTLGENISMISSIQTNEKETIFRCPNPIPARTSTSSTRKNNLQNSSVNNLDNSQNSDGEKKQNVGVSRINIYDMEKSFESLNGTNIDVHDVETQKIRLNNKEIVLKSLNEQKVNTHDIETQHEINAQENVIDIHDIETQHDIDIHDMKTPKKIHAISRNDNKTQDNEKLKTEIEENGNLIMEKENNIIIQKDEAIASTSYFNDTNKCKNKIEHGQSIKKHLQKNSQRCSQSSIATNFENELSELDTSRNLLGSQCLLEDLIDDDDNDDLLDESKSRSSTPLKTSYVNDDEDVNSKSTDSENIFEAATQINQTDKDTIHRINYSFKASLTDPNDSDETDNECVFQRYSFEENKKNEKSSIIRVSESDDSFTDEEGRFIEMAAIEKRAASNSFEKRNRNKEIKNDSSKDSEDLFNMLTQPINKKDLLSKCDEKTQNIRDKVDKEIDFDTPTQVIDKKNNSEINKDIEIKERIKNIEVEQVDDFTPTQVVSTLKSSSKEMNSLAIKNKIIPDDENITEMEDNTPTQIINIIEKTSNIDNNKYSNSLNSIKLNTIEDASIENIDYEMAATQPINDTEMRKSVSVINKSKNILNLSEKSNNINLDDTIEKNLNAMFEDVNEEHNEEQQQISTQLLKNMLETSHCENKSPTNNLNINDNSIDCNIEKSIKEKNSKTIDPSSNLESSKKLNKSNLKNIDNIPEDLSISKSSTKKEHEESKTVNTIQEENKKKECIFKENKADSENIGNQVLNMSIDSNQLQQTSKVLENNDDDILAGLPEVKIAGTYPTSPTSSTSSEYRININHNRTKQISIKIAPKKRRSSRKTFNHKNTQNTELDHTINNSNSTTILKNFSNSFSNNFNDDRISVEETNKKKKNKKTKESIRKTNPENLHKSKESNTSPKSVAFINSQEKARQSPFISTNRRTRNSSKENIDHLSIFQVEKEALIKKVAGESAEKNLPNTCVKKRSLSMTDRIEINNSKKHKSNIKENEFINTRSRKISKVTGRRQSANTLNISSLKNSSISCNEKLPDEDISLDKQPIIKIEKMSVYTPTESISSTPTGEIINKKRKNKQRNQRTNIIDDQVVSIENEKTSQNTKTQRIEFQIDEISSQIGEESQEIEMIMNNALKEQSTETKKDIDNNATNIKTRNSKKHKNIHMNADNAESSNTSSIIYESDNANFEIPTSKIKHMKMSKNKSNITNTLKNESIKEMKKKSKQSTRSTRAHRRSITDSSTDENTKIVNEHIETKKKSKQSTRSTRTHEQSIMDSSMETNQTTLTNNINKINSLRNKRQRQTTEKIESNKKKKMDFTEETNSETNSSIEVTSLVSTPNRTRRSMNSSFATSSPFKIKHKVLFTGISSNDYNKLLTKLGASQVEDPTKCTVLVTDKIRRTVKFLCALALSIPIVSTNWLHDSEKIGHFEELESYILEDPEAEAKFHFKLKKSLEKAKEYKLLEGYTLILTPNIAPPPPELKSIIISCGGKALLRPPSSWPEKAMIISNKEDLTNAKKFLAKAPKNITIQSTEFILTGILRQELEFNEFRLYN from the exons acGGTATCCAAAAGACATGCAGAGATCGAAGCTAATAATCATGAAACAGCCGTATGGATTTGTGATCtgaattcttcaaataaaacaaaattgaacaac TCAATTCTAAGGCCAAATCGATTCTATGAACTTAAAAATGGGAACGTGTTGGAGTTTGGCATGGTGCGAGcagtatttaaattctatcattCAATGGATGAATCTTTAATTCCAGAAACTCCAGCATTATCTCGTCAAAAGTTACAGAAATTGATCATTCCAGGAACACCTGATTCGTCAttg aaCAATTCGTCCACATTGGGAGAAAACATTTCTATGATTTCTTCCATTCAAACCAACGAGAAAGAAACCATATTTCGATGTCCGAATCCGATACCTGCAAGAACTTCGACTAGCAGCACTCGGAAAAACAATCTTCAGAATTCTTCTGTTAATAATTTGGATAATTCCCAAAATTCTGatggagaaaagaaacaaaatgtaGGTGtatcaagaattaatatttatgatatggaAAAATCATTCGAGTCTCTTAATGGAACAAACATTGATGTTCACGATGTTGAAACTCAAAAAATTCGcttgaataataaagaaatcgttttaaaatctttaaacgaGCAAAAAGTTAATACGCATGATATAGAAACGCAACATGAAATAAATGCTCAAGAAAATGTTATTGATATTCATGATATAGAAACGCAACACGACATAGATATTCATGATATGAAAACaccaaaaaaaattcatgctATATCtcgtaatgataataaaacacaagataatgaaaaacttaaaacagaaattgaagaaaatggaaatttaattatggaaaaagaaaataatattattatacaaaaagatGAAGCTATTGCGAGTAcatcatattttaatgatactaataaatgtaaaaataaaattgaacatgGACAAAGTATTAAGAAACATTTGCAGAAGAATTCGCAAAGATGTTCACAGTCATCAATtgcaacaaattttgaaaatgaacttTCGGAACTTGACACAAGTCGAAATTTACTTGGTTCACAATGTTTATTAGAAGATTTAATTGACGATGATGATAACGATGACTTACTTGATGAATCAAAATCAAGATCATCAACTCCTTTAAAAACTTCATACGTAAATGATGACGAAGATGTAAATAGTAAAAGCACCGACAGTGAAAACATATTTGAAGCAGCAACACAAATCAATCAAACTGATAAAGATACAATTCATcgcattaattattcgtttaaagCTTCTTTAACGGACCCTAATGATTCCGATGAGACTGACAATGAGTGtgtatttcaaagatattcttttgaagaaaataaaaagaatgaaaaatcttcaatAATTCGAGTATCTGAGAGTGACGATTCATTTACCGATGAAGAAGGTCGTTTTATAGAAATGGCTGCAATAGAAAAGCGAGCTGCTTCCAATTCGTTTGAAAagcgaaatagaaataaagaaattaaaaatgattcaagCAAAGATTCTGAGGATCTGTTTAACATGCTTACTCaaccaataaataaaaaggatcTATTATCCAAATGTGATGAAAAAACACAGAATATTAGAGATAAGGtagataaagaaatagattttgaTACTCCAACGCAAGtaattgataagaaaaataattcagaaataaataaagatattgaaataaaagaaaggattaaaaatatagaagtaGAGCAAGTTGATGATTTTACACCAACTCAAGTTGTTTCAACACTTAAATCCTCCTCTAAAGAAATGAATTCtcttgcaataaaaaataaaataattcctgatgatgaaaatattactGAAATGGAAGATAATACACCTActcaaataattaacattatagaaaaaacttcaaatatagataataataaatattctaattctttgaattctataaaattaaatactatagAAGACGCAAGTATTGAAAACATCGATTATGAAATGGCTGCTACTCAGCCAATCAATGATACAGAAATGCGAAAATCTGTATCAGTTATTAATaagagtaaaaatatattgaatttatccgagaaatcaaataatataaatttagatgatactatagaaaaaaatttaaacgcaATGTTTGAAGATGTGAATGAAGAACATAATGAAGAACAGCAGCAAATATCAACTCAGcttcttaaaaatatgttagaaACTTCGCACTGCGAGAATAAATCACCCAccaataatcttaatataaatgataattcaattgattgtaatattgagaaatctataaaagaaaaaaatagtaaaacaaTAGATCCAAGTTCGAATTTAGAATCaagtaaaaaattgaataaatctaatttaaaaaatattgataacatTCCTGAAgatttatcaatatcaaaatcatctacaaaaaaagaacatgAAGAATCTAAAACAGTTAACACAatacaagaagaaaataaaaaaaaagaatgtatatttaaagaaaataaagcagATTCAGAAAATATAGGTAATCAAGTTTTGAATATGTCAATTGATAGTAATCAACTTCAACAAACTTCTAAAGTATTAgaaaataacgatgatgatatattAGCTGGTTTACCTGAAGTTAAAATTGCAGGTACATATCCAACAAGTCCAACTTCGTCAACATCATctgaatatagaataaatattaatcataatcgAACGAAGCaaatatccataaaaattgcacctaaaaaaagaagatcttCACGAAAAACATTTAATCACAAAAATACGCAAAACACAGAACTTGATCATACTATTAATAACTCAAATTCTACaactattttgaaaaatttttcaaattcgtttTCAAACAACTTCAATGATGATAGAATATCAGTAGAAGaaaccaataaaaaaaagaaaaataaaaaaacaaaagaatcaATAAGAAAGACAAATCcagaaaatttacataaatccAAAGAAAGCAATACTTCACCAAAATCGGTAGCCTTTATTAATTCACAAGAAAAAGCAAGACAAAGTCCTTTTATTTCGACTAATAGAAGGACTCGTAATTCGAGCAAAGAGAATATTGatcatttatctatttttcagGTGGAAAAAGAAGCACTAATTAAGAAAGTAGCTGGTGAATCTGCAGAGAAAAATCTTCCGAATACATGTGTTAAAAAAAGATCGCTTAGTATGACGGATAGGATTGAAATTAACAATTCCAAAAAgcataaaagtaatattaaagaaaatgagtTTATTAACACTAGAAGTAGAAAAATAAGTAAGGTAACTGGCAGAAGACAATCTGCAAATACTCTTAATATTAGCTCCTTGAAAAACTCGTCAATTTcatgtaatgaaaaattacccGATGAAGACATAAGTTTAGATAAAcaaccaataataaaaatcgaaaaaatgtcCGTTTATACTCCAACAGAATCAATATCAAGTACTCCAACGGGagagataattaataagaaacgtAAAAATAAGCAACGTAATCAACgtacaaatattatagatgATCAAGTTGTTTCTATAGAAAACGAGAAAACTAGtcaaaatacaaaaacacAAAGAATCGAATTTCAAATAGACGAAATTAGTTCTCAAATAGGAGAGGAATCTcaagaaatagaaatgatcATGAACAATGCCCTTAAAGAACAAAGtacagaaacaaaaaaagatatagaCAACAATGCAACAAATATCAAAACCAGAAACagtaaaaaacataaaaatattcatatgaatGCTGATAACGCGGAAAGTAGTAATACATCATCTATTATATACGAATCTGATAatgcaaattttgaaattcccacttcaaaaattaaacatatgaagatgtcgaaaaataaatcaaatataactaatacattaaaaaatgaatccatcaaagaaatgaaaaaaaagagcaagCAGTCCACTAGATCAACTCGAGCTCATCGACGATCAATTACAGATTCTTCTACAgatgaaaatacaaaaattgtcaATGAACAtatagaaacgaaaaaaaaaagtaaacagtCCACTAGATCAACTCGAACTCATGAACAATCAATTATGGATTCTTCTATGGAAACTAATCAAACTACTTTaactaacaatataaataaaataaatagtttaagaAATAAGCGACAAAGACAAACAACAGAAAAGATCGAAAgcaataagaagaaaaaaatggatttcACAGAAGAGACAAATTCAGAAACAAATTCCAGCATTGAAGTTACATCACTAGTTTCTACACCCAATAGAACACGTAGAAGTATGAATTCTTCATTTGCAACATCATcaccatttaaaataaaacataaagttttatttacgGGTATTTCAAGTAatgattataacaaattattaacaaaattgg gcgCATCTCAAGTTGAAGATCCAACAAAATGTACTGTATTGGTTACAGACAAAATACGAAGaactgttaaatttttatgtgctTTAGCACTATCTATACCAATTGTTTCAACTAATTGGTTGCATGATAGTGAAAAAATTGGCCATTTTGAAGAGTTAGAAAGTTACATATTGGAAGATCCTGAAGCTGAAGCtaaatttcactttaaattaaagaaaagctTAGAAAAAGCAAAAGAATATAAGCTTTTAGAAGGATATACACTTATTTTAACTCCTAATATAGCTCCACCACCTCCAGAATTAAAAA gtataattatttcatgtgGTGGCAAAGCTTTACTTCGACCACCATCATCTTGGCCTGAAAAAGCAatgattatttctaataaagaagatttaacaaatgcgaaaaaatttcttgcaaAAGCACCTAAAAATATTACCATTCAGTCaacagaatttatattaactgGTATTTTAAGACAAGAATtggaatttaatgaatttagattatataattaa
- the LOC100577253 gene encoding GRIP and coiled-coil domain-containing protein PFC0235w isoform X2 gives MDIIATQVYENCDVTSSEISYSTQDNKIQIGELIVGTETYPIKKGINQIGRHPDCNIIFNNPTVSKRHAEIEANNHETAVWICDLNSSNKTKLNNSILRPNRFYELKNGNVLEFGMVRAVFKFYHSMDESLIPETPALSRQKLQKLIIPGTPDSSLNNSSTLGENISMISSIQTNEKETIFRCPNPIPARTSTSSTRKNNLQNSSVNNLDNSQNSDGEKKQNVGVSRINIYDMEKSFESLNGTNIDVHDVETQKIRLNNKEIVLKSLNEQKVNTHDIETQHEINAQENVIDIHDIETQHDIDIHDMKTPKKIHAISRNDNKTQDNEKLKTEIEENGNLIMEKENNIIIQKDEAIASTSYFNDTNKCKNKIEHGQSIKKHLQKNSQRCSQSSIATNFENELSELDTSRNLLGSQCLLEDLIDDDDNDDLLDESKSRSSTPLKTSYVNDDEDVNSKSTDSENIFEAATQINQTDKDTIHRINYSFKASLTDPNDSDETDNECVFQRYSFEENKKNEKSSIIRVSESDDSFTDEEGRFIEMAAIEKRAASNSFEKRNRNKEIKNDSSKDSEDLFNMLTQPINKKDLLSKCDEKTQNIRDKVDKEIDFDTPTQVIDKKNNSEINKDIEIKERIKNIEVEQVDDFTPTQVVSTLKSSSKEMNSLAIKNKIIPDDENITEMEDNTPTQIINIIEKTSNIDNNKYSNSLNSIKLNTIEDASIENIDYEMAATQPINDTEMRKSVSVINKSKNILNLSEKSNNINLDDTIEKNLNAMFEDVNEEHNEEQQQISTQLLKNMLETSHCENKSPTNNLNINDNSIDCNIEKSIKEKNSKTIDPSSNLESSKKLNKSNLKNIDNIPEDLSISKSSTKKEHEESKTVNTIQEENKKKECIFKENKADSENIGNQVLNMSIDSNQLQQTSKVLENNDDDILAGLPEVKIAGTYPTSPTSSTSSEYRININHNRTKQISIKIAPKKRRSSRKTFNHKNTQNTELDHTINNSNSTTILKNFSNSFSNNFNDDRISVEETNKKKKNKKTKESIRKTNPENLHKSKESNTSPKSVEKEALIKKVAGESAEKNLPNTCVKKRSLSMTDRIEINNSKKHKSNIKENEFINTRSRKISKVTGRRQSANTLNISSLKNSSISCNEKLPDEDISLDKQPIIKIEKMSVYTPTESISSTPTGEIINKKRKNKQRNQRTNIIDDQVVSIENEKTSQNTKTQRIEFQIDEISSQIGEESQEIEMIMNNALKEQSTETKKDIDNNATNIKTRNSKKHKNIHMNADNAESSNTSSIIYESDNANFEIPTSKIKHMKMSKNKSNITNTLKNESIKEMKKKSKQSTRSTRAHRRSITDSSTDENTKIVNEHIETKKKSKQSTRSTRTHEQSIMDSSMETNQTTLTNNINKINSLRNKRQRQTTEKIESNKKKKMDFTEETNSETNSSIEVTSLVSTPNRTRRSMNSSFATSSPFKIKHKVLFTGISSNDYNKLLTKLGASQVEDPTKCTVLVTDKIRRTVKFLCALALSIPIVSTNWLHDSEKIGHFEELESYILEDPEAEAKFHFKLKKSLEKAKEYKLLEGYTLILTPNIAPPPPELKSIIISCGGKALLRPPSSWPEKAMIISNKEDLTNAKKFLAKAPKNITIQSTEFILTGILRQELEFNEFRLYN, from the exons acGGTATCCAAAAGACATGCAGAGATCGAAGCTAATAATCATGAAACAGCCGTATGGATTTGTGATCtgaattcttcaaataaaacaaaattgaacaac TCAATTCTAAGGCCAAATCGATTCTATGAACTTAAAAATGGGAACGTGTTGGAGTTTGGCATGGTGCGAGcagtatttaaattctatcattCAATGGATGAATCTTTAATTCCAGAAACTCCAGCATTATCTCGTCAAAAGTTACAGAAATTGATCATTCCAGGAACACCTGATTCGTCAttg aaCAATTCGTCCACATTGGGAGAAAACATTTCTATGATTTCTTCCATTCAAACCAACGAGAAAGAAACCATATTTCGATGTCCGAATCCGATACCTGCAAGAACTTCGACTAGCAGCACTCGGAAAAACAATCTTCAGAATTCTTCTGTTAATAATTTGGATAATTCCCAAAATTCTGatggagaaaagaaacaaaatgtaGGTGtatcaagaattaatatttatgatatggaAAAATCATTCGAGTCTCTTAATGGAACAAACATTGATGTTCACGATGTTGAAACTCAAAAAATTCGcttgaataataaagaaatcgttttaaaatctttaaacgaGCAAAAAGTTAATACGCATGATATAGAAACGCAACATGAAATAAATGCTCAAGAAAATGTTATTGATATTCATGATATAGAAACGCAACACGACATAGATATTCATGATATGAAAACaccaaaaaaaattcatgctATATCtcgtaatgataataaaacacaagataatgaaaaacttaaaacagaaattgaagaaaatggaaatttaattatggaaaaagaaaataatattattatacaaaaagatGAAGCTATTGCGAGTAcatcatattttaatgatactaataaatgtaaaaataaaattgaacatgGACAAAGTATTAAGAAACATTTGCAGAAGAATTCGCAAAGATGTTCACAGTCATCAATtgcaacaaattttgaaaatgaacttTCGGAACTTGACACAAGTCGAAATTTACTTGGTTCACAATGTTTATTAGAAGATTTAATTGACGATGATGATAACGATGACTTACTTGATGAATCAAAATCAAGATCATCAACTCCTTTAAAAACTTCATACGTAAATGATGACGAAGATGTAAATAGTAAAAGCACCGACAGTGAAAACATATTTGAAGCAGCAACACAAATCAATCAAACTGATAAAGATACAATTCATcgcattaattattcgtttaaagCTTCTTTAACGGACCCTAATGATTCCGATGAGACTGACAATGAGTGtgtatttcaaagatattcttttgaagaaaataaaaagaatgaaaaatcttcaatAATTCGAGTATCTGAGAGTGACGATTCATTTACCGATGAAGAAGGTCGTTTTATAGAAATGGCTGCAATAGAAAAGCGAGCTGCTTCCAATTCGTTTGAAAagcgaaatagaaataaagaaattaaaaatgattcaagCAAAGATTCTGAGGATCTGTTTAACATGCTTACTCaaccaataaataaaaaggatcTATTATCCAAATGTGATGAAAAAACACAGAATATTAGAGATAAGGtagataaagaaatagattttgaTACTCCAACGCAAGtaattgataagaaaaataattcagaaataaataaagatattgaaataaaagaaaggattaaaaatatagaagtaGAGCAAGTTGATGATTTTACACCAACTCAAGTTGTTTCAACACTTAAATCCTCCTCTAAAGAAATGAATTCtcttgcaataaaaaataaaataattcctgatgatgaaaatattactGAAATGGAAGATAATACACCTActcaaataattaacattatagaaaaaacttcaaatatagataataataaatattctaattctttgaattctataaaattaaatactatagAAGACGCAAGTATTGAAAACATCGATTATGAAATGGCTGCTACTCAGCCAATCAATGATACAGAAATGCGAAAATCTGTATCAGTTATTAATaagagtaaaaatatattgaatttatccgagaaatcaaataatataaatttagatgatactatagaaaaaaatttaaacgcaATGTTTGAAGATGTGAATGAAGAACATAATGAAGAACAGCAGCAAATATCAACTCAGcttcttaaaaatatgttagaaACTTCGCACTGCGAGAATAAATCACCCAccaataatcttaatataaatgataattcaattgattgtaatattgagaaatctataaaagaaaaaaatagtaaaacaaTAGATCCAAGTTCGAATTTAGAATCaagtaaaaaattgaataaatctaatttaaaaaatattgataacatTCCTGAAgatttatcaatatcaaaatcatctacaaaaaaagaacatgAAGAATCTAAAACAGTTAACACAatacaagaagaaaataaaaaaaaagaatgtatatttaaagaaaataaagcagATTCAGAAAATATAGGTAATCAAGTTTTGAATATGTCAATTGATAGTAATCAACTTCAACAAACTTCTAAAGTATTAgaaaataacgatgatgatatattAGCTGGTTTACCTGAAGTTAAAATTGCAGGTACATATCCAACAAGTCCAACTTCGTCAACATCATctgaatatagaataaatattaatcataatcgAACGAAGCaaatatccataaaaattgcacctaaaaaaagaagatcttCACGAAAAACATTTAATCACAAAAATACGCAAAACACAGAACTTGATCATACTATTAATAACTCAAATTCTACaactattttgaaaaatttttcaaattcgtttTCAAACAACTTCAATGATGATAGAATATCAGTAGAAGaaaccaataaaaaaaagaaaaataaaaaaacaaaagaatcaATAAGAAAGACAAATCcagaaaatttacataaatccAAAGAAAGCAATACTTCACCAAAATCG GTGGAAAAAGAAGCACTAATTAAGAAAGTAGCTGGTGAATCTGCAGAGAAAAATCTTCCGAATACATGTGTTAAAAAAAGATCGCTTAGTATGACGGATAGGATTGAAATTAACAATTCCAAAAAgcataaaagtaatattaaagaaaatgagtTTATTAACACTAGAAGTAGAAAAATAAGTAAGGTAACTGGCAGAAGACAATCTGCAAATACTCTTAATATTAGCTCCTTGAAAAACTCGTCAATTTcatgtaatgaaaaattacccGATGAAGACATAAGTTTAGATAAAcaaccaataataaaaatcgaaaaaatgtcCGTTTATACTCCAACAGAATCAATATCAAGTACTCCAACGGGagagataattaataagaaacgtAAAAATAAGCAACGTAATCAACgtacaaatattatagatgATCAAGTTGTTTCTATAGAAAACGAGAAAACTAGtcaaaatacaaaaacacAAAGAATCGAATTTCAAATAGACGAAATTAGTTCTCAAATAGGAGAGGAATCTcaagaaatagaaatgatcATGAACAATGCCCTTAAAGAACAAAGtacagaaacaaaaaaagatatagaCAACAATGCAACAAATATCAAAACCAGAAACagtaaaaaacataaaaatattcatatgaatGCTGATAACGCGGAAAGTAGTAATACATCATCTATTATATACGAATCTGATAatgcaaattttgaaattcccacttcaaaaattaaacatatgaagatgtcgaaaaataaatcaaatataactaatacattaaaaaatgaatccatcaaagaaatgaaaaaaaagagcaagCAGTCCACTAGATCAACTCGAGCTCATCGACGATCAATTACAGATTCTTCTACAgatgaaaatacaaaaattgtcaATGAACAtatagaaacgaaaaaaaaaagtaaacagtCCACTAGATCAACTCGAACTCATGAACAATCAATTATGGATTCTTCTATGGAAACTAATCAAACTACTTTaactaacaatataaataaaataaatagtttaagaAATAAGCGACAAAGACAAACAACAGAAAAGATCGAAAgcaataagaagaaaaaaatggatttcACAGAAGAGACAAATTCAGAAACAAATTCCAGCATTGAAGTTACATCACTAGTTTCTACACCCAATAGAACACGTAGAAGTATGAATTCTTCATTTGCAACATCATcaccatttaaaataaaacataaagttttatttacgGGTATTTCAAGTAatgattataacaaattattaacaaaattgg gcgCATCTCAAGTTGAAGATCCAACAAAATGTACTGTATTGGTTACAGACAAAATACGAAGaactgttaaatttttatgtgctTTAGCACTATCTATACCAATTGTTTCAACTAATTGGTTGCATGATAGTGAAAAAATTGGCCATTTTGAAGAGTTAGAAAGTTACATATTGGAAGATCCTGAAGCTGAAGCtaaatttcactttaaattaaagaaaagctTAGAAAAAGCAAAAGAATATAAGCTTTTAGAAGGATATACACTTATTTTAACTCCTAATATAGCTCCACCACCTCCAGAATTAAAAA gtataattatttcatgtgGTGGCAAAGCTTTACTTCGACCACCATCATCTTGGCCTGAAAAAGCAatgattatttctaataaagaagatttaacaaatgcgaaaaaatttcttgcaaAAGCACCTAAAAATATTACCATTCAGTCaacagaatttatattaactgGTATTTTAAGACAAGAATtggaatttaatgaatttagattatataattaa
- the LOC726175 gene encoding nuclear protein 1, with protein MSDYYVDEYEHFNYDYDKHIFTGHSGKQRSKREALTHTNHFDPCGHSRKILTKLMNSEHNKRNVGKTKA; from the coding sequence ATGTCTGACTATTACGTTGACGAATACGaacattttaattacgattacGACAAGCATATCTTTACCGGTCATAGTGGAAAACAGCGAAGCAAACGCGAAGCTCTTACACATACGAATCATTTTGATCCGTGCGGCCATTCTAGAAAGATCCTTACTAAATTGATGAATTCTGAACATAATAAGCGAAATGTTGGAAAAACTAAAGCATAA